A region of the candidate division KSB1 bacterium genome:
TCCTCTTTTACAGATATTTCAATTTTTCCATTTTCCGTATTCGGACAACTTTCCCCATAAGCTCCAATTGTAAAATTATCAACTGGCAATGTAAATATGGCACAACCGCTACTATCTACTATGGTTCCTGCTGCTGTATTTGGACAATCATCTACATCATTTAAAATACCATCACCATCTCTATCCCCATCAATAATAGCAACATTCACTGTTAACAATGGAGATTCTCTACTACCAATCTTTACATAATACTTATTATCAGGACTTATAGCATCTTCCTGTCTAGTAGCAGTCCAAGAGACAGAGATGCTATTAGCTATAGCAAATGTTATTTCAGTACTAGTTATAATAACTTCATCTGGTTCTAACTCATCACTTATCTTGATTTCTTTCTCTAAAATTTTTTCCCCCTCTTTCATCTTTGAAAATACCTCTTTTCCATTTGTATAAAATTATTCTATCTTGTGATATTTTTTGAGCTTCCTGAGTTGTGCAAATATTCTATCTTTTTCTCTCATCGCTCTCTTGTCTTGCTTATTTTTGCGGTGTTTGTGTCTACGGCCTTCGGTGCACTCATTGCTATGTTCGGAGGATTGTTTATTATTTTTCTTTTTAGGGAGAAGCAGGCAGCTTCTCCTTTTTGTTTATAGGTTGTTCTTTTAATTAGGAATCCGACTGAGGTTATATGAGCAAATATTTTTCAATCGAGTCGGAAGTTAGCGCGGGGTTAGTTGTAAAAGGCTCAAAATTCATTGCAAATGCAGCTCCTGTTGCTGAAAAAGAAGAGGCAGAAAAGTATATTTCCACAATTTCAGCTCGGTTTAAAGAGGCCACGCATAATTGTTTTGCTTATAAAACAGGAATGGGTGATCAAGCGCTTTTTCGCTTTTCAGATGATGGTGAACCTTCGGGTACCGCCGGACGACCCATCCTGCAAGCCATTGAAACAAAAGATTTGACCAACATTGCCCTGGTTGTCACCCGATATTTTGGCGGCACCAAACTTGGAACAGGCGGTTTAATTCGAGCCTATAATTCCGCGGCGCTGGAGGCTCTGAATAAAGCAAAGATAGTTGCAAAATATCCTCAAATTATCTTGCGATTAAAATTTCCTTATGAATACACAAATGCGGCTCAGCACTTGATTAACAAATTTGGAGGAAATATTTTGGAAACTCAATTTGATGAGCAAACAGTCTACCGCGTTCAGCTCAAAACCTCCGATGAAATCGATTTTAGAAATGAACTGCAAAATGCCACCAGCGGAAAAATTATTGTTGAAAAAGTGAGCTGAGTTTTCCATTTTTTTAAAGTCCTTGTTTCATGCCAAAATAATCTCTAAATTTCATTTGTGTAAATTCGTGAAATTAGTGGTTTTTCATGCAGATAACCGAAATTTATCATTCAATTCAAGGCGAGTCCAGGTTTGCGGGATTGCCCTGTGTTTTCGTTCGCACCACCGGCTGCAATTTGCGCTGTGTCTGGTGCGATACGGAATATTCCTTTTATGGCGGGCAAAAGATGTCGCTTGATGAGATCGTCAAACAGGTTGAAAGTTATAATTGCAAGTTGGTAGAAATCACGGGGGGCGAGCCGTTGTTGCAAAAAGAAGTACCGGAATTAGCACGTCGTTTACTAGACAAAAAACAGACCGTGCTCGTTGAAACTTCCGGTGAGAGAGATATTTCAGTACTCGATAAACGAGTCATCAAAATTATGGATCTCAAATGCCCGGGGAGCGGGGAATCGCACCGGAACCGCTGGCAAAATTTGGAGCACTTAACTCCTGAAGACGAAGTAAAGTTCGTCATCAAGGATCGGCAAGATTACGACTGGTCTGTGCAGGCGGTCAAAAAGCACAATCTTGAGAGTCGAGTGAGGATTTTGTTTTCGCCGGTTTGGGGCGAATTGGATCCGAAGGATTTAGCACAGTGGATTTTGCGGGATAAATTAAACGTTCGCTACCAATTACA
Encoded here:
- a CDS encoding YigZ family protein is translated as MSKYFSIESEVSAGLVVKGSKFIANAAPVAEKEEAEKYISTISARFKEATHNCFAYKTGMGDQALFRFSDDGEPSGTAGRPILQAIETKDLTNIALVVTRYFGGTKLGTGGLIRAYNSAALEALNKAKIVAKYPQIILRLKFPYEYTNAAQHLINKFGGNILETQFDEQTVYRVQLKTSDEIDFRNELQNATSGKIIVEKVS
- the queE gene encoding 7-carboxy-7-deazaguanine synthase QueE, giving the protein MQITEIYHSIQGESRFAGLPCVFVRTTGCNLRCVWCDTEYSFYGGQKMSLDEIVKQVESYNCKLVEITGGEPLLQKEVPELARRLLDKKQTVLVETSGERDISVLDKRVIKIMDLKCPGSGESHRNRWQNLEHLTPEDEVKFVIKDRQDYDWSVQAVKKHNLESRVRILFSPVWGELDPKDLAQWILRDKLNVRYQLQLHKFIWSPETKGV